In the genome of Bryobacteraceae bacterium, one region contains:
- a CDS encoding FAD-dependent oxidoreductase, translating to MTRDRFDVVVVGAGMAGLSLARHLLLATGRTVLVVDKRAEVPGKDQKVGESLVQLSGYYLSKVLQLEEHLLVDHFLKYNLRFHWPTPGRANRALEDYSVSFIRLGSNIPTFQLDRNRIEEHLLELNTADPRFEFAGGARNLAIELDGDADHRVSFSGRTVACRWVVDASGRAGVLKKQLGLAQESPIRHGSTWCWVDGLVNTERLTARDAAGVRLDPDRRKTGHMPFFLATNHFCAEGMWFWVIPLHGRTSLGLVYDHAVLDPSEVSTARKMLDYAGRQWPALAEDFAARVIVDEGRYHSYAYDAAQTISTARWAMTGESGRFSDPLYSPGNDLITIYNTVIVDAIQSDEAELEAKVPFYEQLMRVMYESYVPSYSISYNCLGDQEAFALKYAWELAVYFGFYVVPGINDMFTDRRKMMTHLRKYGLLGPINKSLQMFLSDWARWKKQNGIRQQDRVLVDFYQMCPLRESEKLFYQVGLSTEESDSVFEAHFDRLKEFARYIIAHVYASVLGDRGVLTNAPFVASLKLRRASFDAERMRADYAPYSAAEERYQWRLDPFALADFIPAAKPMPEEVPA from the coding sequence TCGCTTCGACGTCGTCGTCGTCGGGGCCGGCATGGCTGGGCTCAGCCTCGCCCGCCACTTGCTGCTCGCGACCGGCCGAACCGTCCTCGTCGTCGACAAGCGCGCCGAGGTGCCCGGCAAGGATCAGAAAGTCGGCGAATCGCTCGTACAGCTAAGCGGTTATTATCTGTCCAAGGTCCTCCAGCTCGAAGAGCACCTGCTCGTCGATCACTTCCTCAAGTACAACCTCCGCTTCCACTGGCCCACGCCCGGCCGCGCCAATCGCGCGCTCGAGGATTACTCGGTTTCGTTCATCCGGCTCGGCTCCAATATCCCCACCTTTCAGCTTGACCGCAACCGCATTGAGGAGCATCTGCTCGAACTCAACACCGCGGACCCCCGGTTCGAATTCGCCGGCGGCGCGCGTAATCTCGCCATCGAACTCGACGGCGACGCCGATCACCGCGTGAGCTTCTCCGGACGCACCGTCGCCTGCCGCTGGGTGGTGGATGCTTCCGGCCGCGCCGGCGTGCTCAAGAAACAACTCGGCCTCGCCCAGGAATCGCCCATCCGCCACGGCTCCACGTGGTGTTGGGTGGACGGCCTCGTCAACACGGAACGCCTCACCGCGCGCGACGCCGCCGGCGTCCGGCTTGATCCGGACCGCCGCAAGACCGGCCACATGCCGTTCTTCCTAGCCACGAATCACTTCTGCGCCGAAGGCATGTGGTTCTGGGTAATCCCCCTCCACGGCCGCACCAGCCTCGGCCTCGTCTACGACCACGCCGTGCTCGATCCCTCGGAAGTTTCGACGGCCCGAAAAATGCTCGACTACGCCGGCCGCCAGTGGCCCGCGCTCGCCGAGGACTTCGCCGCCCGCGTCATCGTCGACGAGGGACGCTACCACAGCTACGCCTACGACGCCGCGCAAACCATCAGTACCGCACGCTGGGCCATGACTGGTGAATCCGGCCGCTTCTCCGATCCGCTCTACAGCCCCGGCAACGATCTCATCACCATCTACAACACCGTCATCGTCGACGCCATCCAATCGGACGAGGCCGAGCTCGAAGCCAAGGTCCCCTTCTACGAACAGCTTATGCGCGTGATGTACGAGTCCTACGTTCCCTCGTACTCGATCAGCTATAACTGCCTCGGCGATCAGGAAGCCTTCGCGCTCAAATACGCCTGGGAACTCGCGGTCTACTTCGGCTTCTACGTTGTCCCCGGCATCAACGACATGTTCACTGACCGGCGCAAGATGATGACGCACCTTCGCAAGTACGGCCTTCTGGGTCCCATCAACAAATCGCTCCAGATGTTCCTCTCGGACTGGGCTCGCTGGAAGAAGCAGAACGGCATCCGGCAGCAGGACCGTGTCCTCGTCGACTTCTACCAGATGTGCCCGCTCCGCGAATCGGAAAAGCTCTTCTATCAGGTCGGCCTGTCCACCGAGGAGTCCGACTCGGTTTTCGAAGCCCACTTCGATCGCCTGAAGGAATTCGCGCGCTATATCATCGCCCACGTCTACGCCTCCGTCCTCGGTGACCGCGGCGTCCTCACCAATGCCCCCTTCGTCGCGAGCCTCAAGCTCCGCCGCGCCTCCTTCGACGCCGAACGCATGCGCGCCGACTATGCCCCCTACTCCGCCGCCGAAGAGCGCTACCAGTGGCGGCTCGATCCGTTTGCCCTCGCCGACTTCATTCCGGCTGCCAAACCGATGCCCGAGGAGGTCCCTGCATGA
- a CDS encoding carotenoid oxygenase family protein, whose amino-acid sequence MTPTAPAIVDAAPGLEHCFLFEATEASYPVTSIEGEIPRFLRGSYYVNGPARFERAGRRYKHWLDGDGMICSLRFGESGVQFTSRFVETPKLAAERDAGRFLYRGFGTSFEDDRLRRGLMLEPPVNVSAYRFDGRLLAFSEQSLPYDLDPVTLETRGVYDFHGKLNEVSPFSAHAKFDTNLMNFGVQFSRDNPTLNVYEFTPGGELVRRKRHPLRHPYSVHDFAFTPSSYVFFLGPLLMDFGRFVEGVSVMESLSWEPEKGSEIVVVPRHDKSREVFSVPAGQGYALHGINAFEDDDRLTVDILELDEPVYAQYEPIPDLFATVKGCRPARFVIDKRTRELTARMTLPYEHTPDFPSIHPSLAGRAYSHFWMLGISAAGRPGRKFFDELAHGDWSAGAVDVYRAAPGVYLGGEPVFIPNPDSARDDEGAVIVEEITPESNSAILIFDAARVANGPVARLRLQHRVHPGFHSSFHPETIA is encoded by the coding sequence ATGACACCCACCGCTCCAGCCATCGTCGATGCCGCTCCCGGCCTTGAGCATTGCTTCCTGTTCGAGGCGACCGAAGCCTCCTATCCGGTCACGTCCATCGAAGGAGAGATCCCCAGGTTTCTTCGCGGCTCCTACTACGTCAACGGTCCGGCCCGCTTCGAACGGGCGGGCCGGCGCTACAAACACTGGCTCGATGGCGACGGCATGATCTGCTCGCTCCGCTTCGGCGAGAGTGGCGTCCAATTTACCTCGCGATTCGTGGAGACTCCCAAGCTCGCCGCCGAACGCGACGCTGGACGGTTCCTCTACCGCGGCTTCGGAACATCGTTTGAGGACGATCGCCTCCGCCGCGGCCTCATGCTCGAACCGCCGGTGAACGTCAGCGCTTACCGCTTCGACGGCCGTCTCCTCGCCTTCAGTGAGCAATCGTTGCCCTACGATCTCGACCCCGTCACCCTCGAAACCCGCGGCGTCTACGACTTCCACGGCAAGCTCAACGAAGTCTCCCCGTTCTCCGCTCACGCCAAGTTCGACACGAACCTGATGAACTTCGGCGTCCAGTTCTCGCGCGACAACCCTACGCTCAACGTCTACGAGTTCACCCCAGGTGGCGAGCTGGTCCGCCGCAAGCGCCATCCGCTGCGCCATCCCTATTCCGTCCACGATTTCGCGTTCACTCCGTCGAGCTACGTCTTCTTCCTCGGTCCGCTCCTCATGGACTTCGGCCGTTTCGTCGAAGGCGTCTCAGTGATGGAATCGCTCTCCTGGGAGCCGGAGAAGGGAAGTGAGATCGTCGTCGTCCCGCGCCACGACAAGTCGCGCGAGGTCTTTTCCGTCCCGGCCGGCCAAGGCTACGCCCTTCACGGCATCAACGCCTTCGAGGACGACGATCGCCTCACCGTCGACATCCTGGAACTCGACGAGCCCGTCTACGCGCAATACGAGCCCATCCCGGATCTCTTTGCTACGGTGAAAGGTTGCAGGCCGGCCCGCTTCGTCATCGACAAGCGAACCCGGGAATTGACCGCACGAATGACATTACCTTACGAGCACACACCGGACTTCCCCTCCATCCACCCATCGCTCGCCGGCCGAGCCTACAGCCATTTCTGGATGCTCGGCATCTCGGCCGCCGGGCGGCCCGGCCGCAAGTTCTTCGACGAACTCGCCCACGGGGACTGGTCCGCCGGCGCGGTGGACGTCTATCGCGCGGCCCCCGGCGTCTACCTCGGCGGCGAGCCCGTATTTATCCCCAATCCTGATTCGGCGCGCGACGACGAAGGCGCCGTTATCGTCGAAGAGATCACGCCCGAATCCAACTCGGCGATCCTCATCTTTGACGCAGCCCGCGTCGCCAACGGCCCCGTCGCCCGGCTGCGCCTTCAACACCGGGTTCATCCCGGATTCCACTCTAGCTTCCACCCGGAGACCATCGCATGA
- a CDS encoding tetratricopeptide repeat protein: MTTLPRTLRWTALLFVALLINTGYIWAFADPTVFYMGNVVVHFFLGLALYAAFAWHVLRNPELRAATRISFALLTVSALVGVYLAKFGNTFPNRMFLAAHILTAIAGTIALLPLVFDFARRFEGGWVTYRRAFAGALVFALALPATMALYRRAFPDPRLRIQNPAMPPLAMEQEGGGAKSPFFPSSAQTNVGGIIPSNFFMDSKRCGECHEDIYKQWESSMHHFASFNNQFYRKSIEYMQDVVGTQPSKWCAGCHDHAMFFNGRFETPVKEQIDTPEAHNGLGCMSCHSVVQVESSMGNGGITIEYPPLHELANSDNKYMRKLHDFLTYLDPEPHKKAFLKPFMREDTAEFCSGCHKVHLDVPVNDYRWVRGFNDYDNWQASGVSGQGARSFYYPPKVSNCGTCHMPLVDSQDPGNRDGKVHQHRFLGANTAVPFVNGDHEQLKTAQEFLTNGFITVDIFGVSPIEDTKGEPQMIRRASQGPQLMSSIAVGEEAEQTGQVVMREVGKFAAPFGAAPIRALPGTSVRVEVVVRTRTIGHFFPGGTVDAFDIWLELEGMDATGKKIFWSGQVEDEGRGPVEPGAHFYKAYQLDGAGNPINKRNAWQMRSLLYARMIPPGAADTTHYRIDIPADAKGPITLKAKLNHRKFSHYYTQFAYAGQPKAGQDASLLSKAHNSLEYSFDKANIPANVSGQIKDEIPNLPITVLAESEAKLELGEPAWNPVVRKQDRERWNDWGIGLLLQGDLKAAEYAFKRTTEAEPGYADGWINVARALVREGETDAAKPFLAKAMEINGNLGRAHYFTALVQKADGDYDAALASLQKASALYPRDRVVLNEIARILFLQRKYEEVIGVTRRVCDVDPEDLQAHYTAMLAYRGLGKTKEAEIEAKLFQRFKAEESSQAITAKRRLLSPEDNNERQMIHDHISVALAPVSKPMAPKSTVAGKKPPAAPKRAAARASQSPAPAATGGEE; encoded by the coding sequence ATGACGACACTACCCCGTACCCTTCGCTGGACGGCGCTGCTCTTTGTCGCGCTGCTGATCAACACCGGCTACATCTGGGCCTTCGCCGACCCCACCGTGTTCTACATGGGCAATGTCGTGGTTCACTTCTTCCTCGGCCTCGCCCTGTACGCCGCCTTCGCCTGGCACGTGCTTCGCAATCCCGAACTGCGCGCCGCCACGCGGATTTCCTTCGCGCTGCTCACCGTCAGTGCGCTGGTCGGCGTTTATCTGGCCAAGTTCGGAAACACGTTTCCCAATCGCATGTTCCTCGCCGCGCACATTCTCACCGCGATAGCGGGAACCATCGCGCTGCTGCCGCTCGTGTTCGATTTCGCGCGGCGGTTCGAAGGCGGCTGGGTTACTTACCGCCGCGCGTTCGCCGGCGCTCTCGTGTTCGCGCTCGCCTTGCCGGCCACGATGGCGCTCTACCGGCGGGCGTTCCCGGATCCGCGCCTGCGTATCCAAAATCCCGCCATGCCGCCGCTGGCCATGGAGCAGGAAGGCGGCGGCGCTAAGTCGCCCTTCTTCCCGTCTTCTGCGCAAACCAACGTCGGAGGAATCATCCCATCCAACTTTTTCATGGATTCCAAACGCTGCGGCGAGTGCCATGAGGATATCTACAAACAATGGGAGTCCTCAATGCATCACTTCGCGTCGTTCAACAACCAGTTCTACCGGAAGTCTATCGAATACATGCAGGATGTCGTTGGCACCCAGCCGAGTAAGTGGTGCGCCGGCTGCCACGATCACGCCATGTTCTTCAACGGCCGCTTCGAAACGCCGGTGAAAGAACAGATCGATACGCCCGAAGCCCACAATGGACTCGGCTGTATGTCCTGCCATTCCGTCGTGCAGGTGGAGAGCTCGATGGGCAATGGCGGAATCACCATCGAGTATCCGCCCCTCCACGAACTGGCCAACAGCGACAACAAGTACATGCGGAAGCTGCACGACTTCCTCACCTATCTGGACCCGGAACCCCACAAGAAGGCGTTCCTCAAACCCTTCATGCGCGAGGACACCGCCGAGTTCTGCTCCGGCTGCCACAAGGTTCACCTCGACGTCCCCGTGAACGATTACCGCTGGGTCCGGGGCTTCAACGACTATGACAACTGGCAGGCGAGCGGCGTCTCCGGCCAAGGGGCGCGTTCCTTCTACTACCCGCCCAAGGTCTCCAACTGCGGTACCTGCCACATGCCGCTGGTCGACTCGCAGGACCCCGGCAACCGCGACGGCAAGGTGCACCAGCACCGTTTCCTCGGCGCGAACACCGCCGTCCCCTTCGTCAACGGCGATCACGAGCAGCTCAAGACCGCGCAGGAGTTCCTCACCAACGGGTTCATCACGGTCGACATCTTCGGCGTTTCCCCCATCGAAGACACCAAGGGCGAGCCGCAAATGATCCGCCGCGCCAGCCAAGGGCCGCAACTGATGTCCTCCATCGCCGTCGGCGAAGAGGCGGAGCAGACCGGCCAGGTGGTGATGCGTGAAGTCGGCAAGTTCGCGGCTCCCTTCGGCGCCGCGCCCATTCGCGCCCTCCCCGGAACCTCGGTCCGCGTCGAGGTGGTCGTGCGAACCCGCACCATCGGTCACTTCTTCCCGGGCGGAACCGTCGACGCGTTCGATATCTGGCTCGAACTCGAGGGGATGGACGCCACCGGGAAGAAAATCTTCTGGAGCGGCCAGGTGGAAGACGAAGGCCGCGGACCCGTTGAGCCCGGCGCGCACTTCTACAAGGCCTATCAGCTCGACGGAGCCGGCAACCCCATCAACAAGCGCAACGCCTGGCAGATGCGGTCGCTCCTCTACGCGCGCATGATCCCGCCCGGCGCCGCGGATACGACGCACTACCGCATCGACATTCCGGCCGACGCCAAGGGCCCCATCACGCTCAAGGCGAAGCTGAATCATCGCAAGTTCTCGCACTACTACACCCAGTTCGCCTACGCCGGCCAACCCAAGGCTGGGCAGGATGCGTCGCTGCTTTCGAAGGCTCACAACAGCCTGGAATACAGCTTCGACAAGGCCAACATCCCGGCCAACGTCTCCGGCCAGATCAAGGACGAAATCCCCAACTTGCCGATCACCGTCCTCGCCGAATCGGAAGCGAAGCTCGAACTCGGTGAGCCCGCATGGAATCCCGTGGTCCGCAAGCAGGATCGTGAGCGCTGGAACGATTGGGGCATCGGCCTCCTGCTCCAGGGCGATCTCAAGGCCGCCGAGTATGCCTTCAAGCGAACCACGGAAGCCGAGCCCGGTTACGCCGACGGCTGGATCAACGTCGCCCGCGCCCTTGTCCGCGAAGGCGAAACCGACGCCGCCAAGCCGTTCCTGGCCAAAGCCATGGAGATCAACGGCAACCTCGGCCGCGCGCACTACTTCACAGCGCTCGTGCAGAAGGCCGATGGCGACTACGACGCCGCTCTCGCCTCCCTTCAGAAAGCCTCCGCTCTATACCCGCGGGACCGCGTCGTGCTCAACGAAATAGCCCGCATTCTCTTCCTGCAGCGCAAGTACGAAGAGGTGATCGGCGTTACCAGGCGGGTCTGCGACGTCGACCCCGAAGACCTGCAGGCGCACTACACGGCCATGCTCGCCTACCGCGGGCTCGGCAAGACGAAAGAGGCTGAGATCGAAGCGAAGCTCTTCCAGCGCTTCAAGGCCGAAGAGTCCTCGCAGGCCATCACCGCCAAGCGCCGCTTGCTGAGTCCCGAGGATAACAACGAGCGCCAGATGATTCACGATCACATAAGCGTTGCGCTAGCGCCCGTCTCCAAGCCCATGGCGCCCAAGTCGACCGTCGCCGGCAAGAAACCCCCGGCGGCGCCCAAGCGCGCGGCGGCCCGTGCCTCGCAGAGCCCGGCCCCCGCGGCCACCGGAGGAGAAGAATGA
- a CDS encoding CRTAC1 family protein, with amino-acid sequence MRIVLGIAAAAIALPVGAQQPAVTFADVTAQAGIKFNHNSGRAGKKFLPETLGSGGAFFDFDNDGWQDIFLVNSKDWARGRKQSLPALYRNNHDGTFADVTAKAGLAIEMYGMGVAAGDFDNDGNGDLYVTALEGDRLFRNLGNGRFADVTKTAGIANANFGTSAAWLDYDKDGRLDIFVANYVQWTAKGDIWCSLDGATKSYCTPESYKGTMSKLYHNDGGGKFSDVSAKAGVGDANSKSLGIAVFDYNQDGWPDIFVANDTQPNKLYRNNKNGTFSDQAMGAGVAYGEDGVARGAMGVDAFDFDRSGRPDLLVGNFSNQMLGLYHNEGNNLFVDEAPTSPVGRTSLLYLSFGVFFFDYDLDGYQDIFAATGHIEEEIGRVQPRIKYKQSPLLFHNLGKKKFEFVSPKMGQAFNREVVARGAAYADYDHDGDLDILVTTNHGPAYLFRNEGGSRNNWLRVKTVGAKCNRDGIGAIVRVTSASGPQWNWVRSGSSYCSQSELALTFGLAKDKDATVEIEWPSGTKQNLGKVAANQVITVDESKGIVAKAGPGK; translated from the coding sequence ATGAGAATTGTTTTGGGAATCGCCGCCGCGGCCATCGCGCTGCCGGTGGGCGCTCAACAGCCCGCGGTTACGTTCGCCGATGTGACGGCGCAGGCGGGTATCAAGTTCAATCACAACAGCGGACGCGCCGGCAAGAAGTTTCTCCCGGAAACGCTCGGCTCGGGCGGCGCTTTCTTCGATTTCGACAACGACGGCTGGCAGGACATCTTCCTCGTCAACAGCAAGGACTGGGCTCGCGGACGCAAGCAGTCCCTGCCCGCTCTCTACCGCAACAATCATGACGGCACGTTCGCCGACGTCACCGCCAAGGCGGGCCTCGCCATTGAGATGTATGGAATGGGAGTCGCGGCCGGCGACTTCGACAACGACGGCAACGGCGATCTCTACGTCACCGCGCTCGAAGGCGACCGGCTCTTCCGCAACCTCGGCAACGGCCGATTCGCGGACGTGACCAAGACCGCCGGCATCGCCAACGCGAACTTCGGCACCTCCGCCGCATGGCTCGATTACGACAAGGACGGCCGTCTCGACATCTTTGTCGCCAACTACGTCCAGTGGACCGCCAAGGGCGACATCTGGTGCTCGCTGGACGGCGCCACTAAGAGCTACTGCACGCCGGAGTCCTACAAAGGCACCATGTCGAAGCTCTATCACAACGATGGCGGCGGCAAGTTCAGCGACGTGTCGGCGAAGGCCGGCGTCGGCGACGCCAACAGCAAATCGCTCGGCATCGCCGTCTTCGACTACAACCAGGACGGCTGGCCGGACATCTTCGTCGCCAACGACACACAGCCGAACAAGCTCTACCGCAACAACAAGAACGGAACGTTCTCCGATCAGGCAATGGGCGCCGGCGTCGCCTACGGCGAGGACGGCGTGGCGCGCGGTGCGATGGGCGTCGATGCCTTCGACTTCGACCGGTCCGGCCGGCCCGATCTTCTGGTCGGTAACTTCTCCAACCAGATGCTCGGGCTCTATCACAACGAAGGCAACAACCTTTTTGTCGACGAGGCCCCGACCTCGCCCGTGGGCCGTACCAGCCTGCTCTATCTCTCGTTCGGAGTCTTTTTCTTCGACTACGACCTCGACGGCTATCAGGACATCTTCGCCGCCACCGGACACATCGAAGAGGAGATCGGCCGCGTCCAGCCGCGCATCAAGTACAAGCAGTCCCCGCTCCTGTTCCACAATCTCGGCAAGAAGAAGTTCGAGTTCGTCTCGCCGAAGATGGGACAGGCGTTCAACCGCGAGGTGGTGGCCCGCGGCGCCGCCTACGCCGACTACGACCATGACGGCGACCTCGATATCCTCGTCACCACCAATCACGGCCCCGCCTACCTGTTCCGCAACGAAGGCGGAAGCCGCAACAACTGGCTCCGCGTGAAGACCGTCGGCGCCAAGTGCAACCGCGACGGCATCGGCGCCATCGTTCGCGTCACCTCCGCTTCCGGCCCACAGTGGAACTGGGTCCGCAGCGGCTCGAGCTACTGCTCGCAGAGCGAACTCGCGCTCACCTTCGGCCTCGCCAAGGACAAAGACGCCACGGTCGAAATCGAGTGGCCCAGCGGGACCAAGCAGAATCTCGGCAAGGTTGCAGCCAACCAGGTGATCACGGTCGACGAATCGAAAGGCATCGTCGCCAAGGCCGGGCCGGGCAAATAG
- a CDS encoding DinB family protein, with protein sequence MMWSDLDRWKQTRARTVAMVSGLAQEQVDRRPAPGKWSVGEQLDHLLLADRLYKRDFEQLIALAKAGRQPEISRSMDEINFRPRAMPEAMVRMLEVPFTIANLFVPSGMREFMIRNEVFAGQRPDVAEPASGKPLGELIEALHASIREADEMLRGNADLPFARMVVAHPLLGRSNVPLLVRLVRAHEMRHQRQIGAILAAA encoded by the coding sequence ATGATGTGGAGCGATCTGGACCGTTGGAAGCAGACGCGCGCGCGAACGGTGGCGATGGTCTCGGGGCTGGCGCAAGAGCAGGTGGACCGGCGGCCGGCGCCCGGGAAATGGTCGGTCGGCGAGCAGCTTGACCACCTGTTGCTGGCGGACCGGTTGTACAAGCGCGACTTCGAGCAGTTGATCGCGCTGGCGAAAGCGGGCAGGCAACCGGAGATTTCGCGGTCCATGGACGAGATCAACTTCCGGCCGCGGGCGATGCCGGAGGCGATGGTGCGGATGCTCGAAGTTCCATTTACGATCGCGAACCTTTTCGTGCCGAGCGGGATGCGGGAGTTCATGATCCGGAACGAAGTGTTCGCGGGCCAGCGGCCGGACGTGGCGGAGCCGGCGTCGGGGAAGCCGCTTGGTGAACTGATCGAGGCGCTCCATGCGTCGATCCGGGAGGCGGACGAGATGCTGCGTGGGAATGCGGATCTTCCGTTCGCACGGATGGTGGTGGCGCATCCGCTGCTGGGGCGAAGCAACGTGCCGCTGTTGGTGCGGCTGGTGCGCGCGCATGAGATGCGTCACCAGCGGCAGATCGGGGCGATCCTGGCTGCGGCTTAG
- a CDS encoding ArsA-related P-loop ATPase codes for MQHQARVVIFCGKGGVGKTTLALAHGLRAASSGLRTVVVTSHPLEELALAVSLEGLEDRLPTAARGLFIVHLDPKELLAEVVRENFPVQILAETVLRSAIYNNLVEVAPGLKEFYFLARLQQLAERKAAGAEASGRDFDLLLWDAPASGHFLGTLRAAKNFEVYLSGPLAAAGADLARFFSNPEAIVILPVTTLEEMAIAETHDLCRALHTDFHLSPTRVLMNLTSPAIHATTADAATLESRLATASPALRFAATRALTERDRAAALARDLAAPTLAIERRRHWTNDIDLLEQIGDALAPLPSFA; via the coding sequence ATGCAACATCAGGCGCGAGTGGTCATCTTCTGCGGAAAAGGTGGCGTCGGCAAGACGACCCTTGCCTTGGCGCACGGTCTTCGCGCCGCCAGTTCAGGACTCCGCACCGTCGTCGTCACCTCCCATCCGCTAGAAGAACTCGCCCTGGCCGTCTCGCTCGAAGGGCTCGAGGATCGGCTCCCCACCGCCGCCCGCGGTCTCTTCATCGTCCATCTCGACCCGAAGGAACTCCTCGCAGAGGTAGTCCGCGAAAACTTCCCCGTCCAGATCCTCGCCGAAACCGTCCTCCGCAGCGCCATCTACAACAACCTCGTCGAGGTCGCGCCCGGACTCAAGGAATTCTACTTCCTCGCCCGCCTCCAGCAACTCGCCGAACGCAAGGCCGCCGGCGCCGAAGCTTCCGGTCGCGACTTCGATCTGCTCCTCTGGGACGCGCCCGCCAGCGGCCACTTCCTCGGCACGCTCCGCGCCGCCAAAAATTTCGAAGTCTACCTCTCCGGCCCCCTCGCCGCCGCCGGCGCTGACCTGGCCCGTTTCTTCTCCAACCCCGAAGCCATTGTCATCCTCCCCGTCACCACGCTCGAAGAGATGGCCATCGCCGAAACCCACGACCTCTGCCGCGCCCTCCACACTGACTTCCACCTCTCGCCCACTCGTGTGCTCATGAACCTCACCTCCCCCGCCATCCACGCCACCACCGCGGACGCCGCCACGCTCGAATCCCGCCTCGCCACCGCCTCACCCGCTCTCCGCTTCGCCGCGACCCGGGCGCTCACCGAACGCGACCGCGCCGCCGCCCTTGCCCGGGACCTCGCCGCGCCCACCCTTGCCATCGAACGCCGCCGCCACTGGACCAACGACATCGACCTGCTTGAGCAGATCGGCGACGCCCTCGCTCCGCTCCCCTCCTTCGCATGA
- a CDS encoding ArsA-related P-loop ATPase has translation MTITVYLGTGGVGKTSLAAATALARARAGDRTLVLTTDPAHRLRTALGLEPGAPEQLVPLDPPAPAELWGAMLDVRATLDDAVRLYAKPAAVDRILNHSIYATIANSLVGMPELMAVERIDQLIRRGFENIVVDTAPSRHALEFLDKPMFFAGLADSAWVKLVGRAYRFAAASPFGLFSRASVDMYARVEAILGANLVREILDFYSLFVSIAEGYSARARKTVALLKDPAVTSFRIVSTPQKAVADSSYFAAELEKRGFPTGAICINRLWTETATATPASGLEQDLMDWYGAVQASQQAAVRAVTEGHAASIVRVPELAEDVEGIESLEQIARFLG, from the coding sequence ATGACGATCACCGTGTATCTCGGCACCGGAGGCGTCGGCAAAACCTCGCTCGCCGCCGCCACCGCCCTCGCCCGGGCACGCGCCGGGGACCGCACCCTCGTCCTCACCACCGATCCCGCCCACCGCCTTCGCACGGCGCTCGGGCTCGAACCCGGCGCTCCCGAGCAACTCGTCCCTCTCGACCCGCCCGCCCCCGCCGAGCTCTGGGGCGCGATGCTCGACGTCCGCGCCACCCTCGACGACGCCGTCCGCCTCTACGCCAAGCCCGCCGCCGTCGACCGTATTCTCAACCATTCCATCTACGCCACCATCGCCAACTCCCTCGTCGGCATGCCTGAGCTGATGGCCGTCGAACGCATTGATCAACTCATCCGCCGCGGCTTCGAGAACATCGTCGTCGATACCGCCCCGTCCCGCCACGCCCTCGAATTCCTCGACAAACCCATGTTCTTCGCCGGCCTGGCCGATTCCGCCTGGGTGAAGCTCGTCGGACGCGCCTACCGCTTCGCCGCCGCGTCCCCGTTCGGCTTGTTCAGCCGCGCCAGCGTCGACATGTACGCGCGCGTCGAAGCCATTCTCGGCGCAAACCTCGTTCGCGAAATCCTTGATTTCTATTCGTTGTTCGTCTCCATCGCCGAAGGCTACTCCGCCCGCGCCCGCAAGACGGTCGCCCTGCTCAAGGATCCCGCTGTCACTTCCTTCCGAATCGTCTCCACCCCGCAGAAAGCCGTCGCCGATAGTAGCTACTTCGCCGCCGAGCTCGAGAAACGCGGCTTCCCCACCGGAGCCATCTGCATCAACCGCCTCTGGACCGAAACCGCCACCGCCACACCGGCGTCCGGGCTCGAGCAGGATCTCATGGATTGGTACGGCGCCGTGCAAGCGAGCCAGCAGGCCGCCGTCCGCGCCGTCACCGAAGGTCACGCCGCCTCCATCGTTCGAGTTCCCGAGCTCGCCGAAGATGTCGAAGGCATCGAGTCCCTGGAGCAAATCGCCCGCTTCCTTGGCTGA